A single Pangasianodon hypophthalmus isolate fPanHyp1 chromosome 27, fPanHyp1.pri, whole genome shotgun sequence DNA region contains:
- the LOC128317578 gene encoding transmembrane channel-like protein 2-A: protein MPKKSDTAKLAEVGIEIEGIESAEEDKKGKKKGKNNKAAVGKQSKAAASEDGGDEDEEADPPRGRKAANRKKAAPRGASEDDSDYDIPPKRCAGNRKRGKPAGAKSKRGKSAKKKSSRYGGLETTETASV, encoded by the exons ATGCCAAAGAAAAGTGATACAGCAAAATTAGCAGAAG TGGGTATAGAGATTGAAGGAATAGAGAGTGCTGAGG AAGACAAGAAAGGCAAAAAGAAAGgcaaaaacaataaagcagCTGTAGGCAAACAGAGTAAAGCAGCTGCCAGCGAGGACGGTGGGGACGAGGACGAAGAGGCTGATCCCCCTAGAGGTCGCAAGGCAGCCAACAGAAAGAAAGCAGCTCCAAGGGGGGCCTCGGAGGACGACAGTGATTATGACATTCCTCCAAAGAGGTGCGCAGGGAATCGGAAGAGAGGAAAGCCAGCGGGAGCCAAAAGCAAGAGAGGCAAAAGTGCCAAGAAGAAGAGCAGTAGGTATGGTGGTTTAGAAACAACTGAAACTGCTTCTGTTTAA